From Triticum aestivum cultivar Chinese Spring chromosome 4A, IWGSC CS RefSeq v2.1, whole genome shotgun sequence, a single genomic window includes:
- the LOC123086986 gene encoding leishmanolysin homolog → MDASGRRGRVLWLVRLQIVLILVWSGGASANSDDGKTLSLESADAGDKDVYLSHSCIHDEILHQRRRAGRKEYSVMPQVYHVPREKVERVRGRQLLGVSSWRAPRSNVKKPIRIYLNYDAVGHSPDRDCKNVGDIVKLGEPPVPSAPGTPICSPHGDPPLVGDCWYNCTFEDIAGEDKKQRLRKALGQTVEWFRKALAVEPVKGNLRLSGYSACGQDGGVQLPHAYIEDGVANADLVLLVTTRPTTGNTLAWAVACERDQWGRAIAGHVNVAPRHLTAEAETLLSATLIHEVMHVLGFDPHAFTHFRDERKRRRDQVTVQALDEKLGRMVTRVVLPRVVMHSRHHYGAFSQNFSGLELEDGGGRGTSGSHWEKRLLMNEIMTGSVDTRSVVSKMTLALLEDSGWYQANYSMAEHLDWGRNQGTEFAISPCNSWKGAYRCNTTQLSGCTYNREAEGYCPIVSYSGDLPKWAQYFPQANKGGQSSLADYCTYFVAYSDGSCTDVNSARAPDRMLGEVRGSNSRCMASTLVRTGFVRGSMTQGNGCYQHRCTNNSLEVAVDGVWKSCPESGGPVQFPGFNGDLICPAYHELCNTVPVQISGQCPKSCSFNGDCIAGTCHCFPGFHDHDCSRRSCPDKCSGHGICKANGICECESGWTGIDCSTAVCDEQCSLHGGVCDNGKCEFRCSDYAGYTCQKGSTILPSLSMCHDVLVRDSDGQHCAPSELSILQQLEAVVLVPNYNRLMPSGRTFLNFFNNANCAAAAKRLACWISIQRCDEDGDNRLRVCYSACELYNTACGAGLDCSDQTLFSKREEEEKGVPCTGYGEKKSSWI, encoded by the exons ATGGACGCGAGCGGCCGCCGCGGGAGGGTGCTATGGCTCGTCAGGCTCCAG ATTGTTTTGATTCTAGTCTGGTCTGGAGGAGCTAGTGCAAATTCCGACGACGGCAAAACATTGTCTCTGGAAAGCGCTGATGCTGGAGACAAGGATGTTTACCTTAGCCATTCCTGCATCCACGACGAGATACTGCATCAGCGGCGACGCGCTGGTCGGAAGGAGTATTCTGTCATGCCACAAGTATACCATGTGCCCCGAGAGAAAGTGGAGCGCGTAAGAGGCAGGCAATTGTTGGGGGTGTCATCTTGGCGTGCTCCACGGAGCAATGTCAAGAAGCCAATACGGATATACCTCAACTATGATGCTGTTGGGCACTCACCCGACCGGGATTGTAAAAATGTCGGTGACATTGTCAAG CTTGGTGAACCGCCTGTACCATCAGCACCAGGAACACCTATCTGTTCTCCTCACGGAGACCCACCATTGGTGGGAGATTGCTGGTACAATTGCACCTTTGAAGATATAGCTGGGGAGGACAAGAAGCAACGACTTCGGAAG GCACTGGGACAAACAGTAGAGTGGTTCAGAAAAGCTTTAGCTGTCGAACCTGTCAAGGGGAACCTGCGGCTCAGTGGGTACTCTGCTTGTGGCCAGGATGGAGGCGTACAGCTTCCCCATGCGTATATTGAAG ATGGTGTTGCTAATGCTGATTTAGTACTCTTAGTAACAACTAGACCAACAACAGGCAACACCCTTGCGTGGGCTGTAGCCTGTGAACGGGACCAATGGGGTCGTGCAATTGCAG GACATGTTAATGTGGCCCCACGTCATTTGACGGCTGAAGCAGAAACATTACTTTCTGCTACTTTGATACATGAGGTCATGCATGTTCTAGGCTTTGATCCTCATGCCTTCACACATTTTCGTGACGAAAGGAAAAGAAGGCGTGATCAG GTTACTGTTCAGGCTTTGGACGAAAAGCTTGGAAGAATGGTTACCCGTGTTGTCCTTCCTCGAGTTGTAATGCACTCTAGGCATCATTATGGA GCATTTTCCCAGAACTTCAGTGGGCTGGAATTGGAAGATGGCGGAGGCAGGGGTACCTCAG GTTCACATTGGGAGAAAAGACTCTTAATGAATGAGATCATGACTGGGTCGGTGGATACAAGATCAGTGGTTTCAAAGATGACTTTAGCATTATTGGAGGACAGTGGATGGTATCAAGCTAATTATAGCATGGCTGAGCATTTAGACTGGGGTCGAAATCAGGGAACAGAGTTTGCGATCTCCCCCTGCAATTCATGGAAAGGGGCATACCGCTGCAACACAACTCAACTATCAGGATGCACATACAATAGGGAGGCAGAAGGTTACTGTCCTATAGTTAGCTATAGTGGGGACTTGCCCAAGTGGGCTCAATATTTCCCTCAAGCCAATAAAG GTGGACAGTCATCATTAGCTGATTACTGCACATATTTTGTTGCTTATTCCGATGGCTCGTGCACTGACGTAAATAGTGCACGAGCACCTGACAGAATGTTAGGTGAAGTACGAGGAAGTAACTCGAG GTGTATGGCTTCAACACTAGTGCGAACTGGGTTTGTCCGTGGATCTATGACCCAGGGAAATGGCTGTTATCAGCATCGCTGCACAAATAACTCCTTAGAG GTTGCTGTTGACGGCGTCTGGAAGTCATGTCCAGAATCTGGTGGCCCAGTTCAGTTCCCAGGCTTCAATG GGGACTTGATTTGCCCGGCATATCATGAATTATGCAACACCGTACCAGTCCAAATAAGCGGCCAGTGCCCCAAGTCGTGCAGTTTCAATGGTGATTGCATTGCTGGAACCTGCCACTGCTTCCCTGGGTTCCATGACCATGACTGCAGTAGAA GATCTTGCCCAGACAAGTGCAGTGGTCATGGTATATGCAAAGCTAATGGGATCTGTGAATGCGAAAGTGGCTGGACGGGAATTGACTGCTCAACAG CGGTTTGTGATGAGCAGTGTAGTTTGCATGGAGGGGTTTGTGACAATGGTAAATGTGAGTTTCGATGTTCAGATTATGCGGGCTACACTTGTCAAAAGGGTTCGACAATACTGCCCAGCCTGTCAATGTGTCATGATGTACTGGTTCGGGATTCTGATGGGCAGCATTGTGCACCAAGTGAACTCAGCATACTACAGCAACTCGAAGCAGTAGTTCTTGTGCCAAATTACAATAGATTGATGCCAAGTGGGCGGACCTTCCTTAACTTCTTCAACAATGCCAATTGTGCAGCAGCGGCGAAGCGGCTGGCTTGCTGG ATCTCAATTCAAAGGTGCGACGAGGATGGGGACAACAGGCTTCGGGTATGCTACTCCGCTTGCGAGTTGTACAATACGGCATGTGGGGCGGGTCTTGATTGCTCGGACCAGACCCTTTTTAGCAagagggaggaagaagagaagggcgTTCCATGCACAGGATACGGCGAGAAGAAGTCTTCCTGGATATGA